TTCTCATCATGACTTCGTGTAATTGAGTGGAGTACTATATTTTCAGAGGCGTGCACTCGACTGGAGTCACACAGCGTGCATATATAGGTAGAGCCTGAGGCTTCCAGGCCCTCAAATTCGCGTACAATCTTCTCATCGTATCCCGTGCCCCTGAAGTGGAAGCGGAAAGATCGAGGCAGGCCAGCTATGGATAGGATGAGCCTACTCTTCTTCATTGCATTACGCTCTGCAACTATTGGCCCTAGGAGAGCTGTGAGTGTCTCGTGGTCCGATTCATCCGCAAACATCAGACACAGGGGCTTACAGGAAAGTTCGGAATTTGGCTTTGGCTCAGTGAAAATGGTAACCTCCTCGTTGTTTTCACCTCGAAAAACCGAAATAGACATAACGGTGAAAGAGAAACGCACAGCTTTCTCTGGAACAACCGGTCCCCCTCCATGTTTTTCACTGATATCTCCCATGCCATCACAAGATTCTTTGATCATAACACTGAAACCAAGGGTACAGGCACTGTCTTCCATCCCTATGTCTCTCAGCCCCTCAACAATGTCCTCCTCCAGGTCCTTTATTGCTGATACCAGAGCCACATCATAGCGGAATCTTCGAGTGATGGTGTCAGCTGGTGCATCATCTAATGAGCAAGTCCATCCAGAGAGCCCATCAATAATGCCAACGTTGCAAGCTGCAGACACATTCTGGAGAGCTGGCTGCCATTCGAACTGGTCAAAACCAGGGAGTAACTCTTTCTCTGCAGCTCGGAGAGTGTGCAAGGGCTGGAAGATCTGGCGGCCACTCGTGGCTTTAACAGTCCGGTACATTTTGTGATATTGGCTGCAGCTCAGGAAAGTGTTGACCCTAATGGCCAAACACACAGCCGGATGCAACGCGAAGCCCCTGCCTGCAAAAAGAGACAAATTAAAGAGTTTCAGTCAAACACAAAAATAGGCAAAATAAAACTCATTTAAAAGGCAAGAAGAAAGAAATGCAAAGGGGACATCCAGATAACTAGTTAGCACCAAAATGTGAATTTTAGCTGCAGAGACTATTTTGTTTACTATGGAACTTTCTGACCACTACCTGGAAACACCAAAACTGTTATTCAGAGCACAGAAGCTCATggatacaaaatatacaatttaCTAATTTCCAAATGTTATAATAGGCCAGAGGGGTAAATCAGCGaagctggcaaaaaaaaatatgtattggcTACAGATAAAAACAGATAACAGCTGGCTTCAATTCCCAAATGGGGAAGTTGGTGTTGTCTGTGACATTTGCACATACAAGAGCTGCTGGTGTTCTGATTCAGCCCCTTCACAAGAGGTGTTATTCCATATCAAAGGGAGTATAAAAATGAAAGACTGACAGTCAGGCAGAAAGAGAGTGAGGGCTGGAGAACAACAACGGTGGTGTACTATAGACAGGGATGGACAAGCATGAAAAGCGTTTCAATCAAAAGCACAGAAAAGctcctttttttaaaatactgAACTTTTACACACTGAACTTTTCAACTCGTTAATTAAGAGAAGAGTGGAGCCCTTAGATTATGCCCGAAATAAATGAGAACTAATTAATTAAGCTGTTTGTGTCTTTAGGAGGTATGAGGGATGTACACTGATTGAACAAAGGCCTGATTAATAGCCTCTTACCTTGCATCATGACCTCTAACTCATCTGCTTTCTGATGTTCATTCCCAGATCTCAGTGCCAGCAGATACAGCGTCAGACACACAGACTTCAGGTCGCCACCTTCCTCTTTTTCTGCAAACGCCTTCACCTGATTCTTCAGTTCCCTCAGTCGATGCTTCTGGGCCCGCCGTGTGAGCGATAGCAAGTGCTGCCGGGGTCGTCCTCCTTTATTGGTTATCAGGTAGTTGTCAAGATATGATGATTGCTGTCTCGTTGCATCCTGCATTTGCAGATCATGGTCCGTACAGTGAGCTTTAAATGAGTCTAGTCTTACTTGTCGGCCACAGCCATCTCTCGGGCAGACCAAAAAAAGAGAATATAGGACCGACAAAAAAGTTTTGGCAGGAAGAATGAGGTCATTGTTGGCACAGGGTAAGTTGCAGGCCGGGCAGTGAGGTCCTATAATGTGGTTGTATTTTATGATACAGCTGCGGCAGAACAGGTGCCCGCAGGGGCCTTGAACTGGGTCAGAGAGCAGATGGTCACACACCATGCAAGTAAAAGAACAGAAGAAGTCAACAGGGAGATTCTCAGACATAAGCTTGCTACTCAGGTGCTCCTTCTGACAATGTGTGATGGTCCTCACCCAGTGATCTCTTTGGACACTGGGACTTCTCCATCCCTTTAGCACAGGACCATGAAGATGGCCTCCAAACGGTCTCAGAATCCGACTCTCACCGCTGACAGTGCTGTGGCCTTGGTCCAACCTTATTCTTTTCCCTAAGCAGTGGGCCCTGGGAGTGACTTTGATCCTTTTTCTTCCCATCCGCTGGTACAAATGTTTCGTGGGTGAACAAATGTGGCAGAGGGCATAATGAGGTTTCCATTCTGGGACATTGGTCCTGGATAAATTGCAAACACCCCCTCCTTGCATGGCTATTGTCCAGCAGCGATGGCAGAAGGAAAGAGGATGGACGGATTCTGTATCATGTCTCACATTCACTTTGAAGACTTTAAGAATGACATCTGGCCATTTTGTTGACAAGCAGCCCATTTTGCGAAGGGAATTCCTGCTTTCGTCATCCAAAGCTGCATGGACATCATAGACTGGGCCTTTGACTTTTCTTAAAGTGGTTCCACAAAGGCGGCACAGACACCTAAAAAGAGATCAACAATCATATATGTGTTTTCAacattgcagattttttttttttaacgtttttaatTGAAACTATCAAAGTTAAAAGTTATATtatcactgatagtcacacacataccaggtgtggtgaaattaccctctgcaatAGACCtattcccttgttccaccctctggaaggtgaggggagcagtgagcagcaccagTGATTCAACCTCCAATTCCAGCCCTTAaagctgagtggcaagcaggtacgtaatgggtcccatttttgttgtTGCGAGTGTCAAGTTGCCCCAGTTTTTCACAACATAACGAGCCGGTGGTTTCAACTATGGAAGCCCAGTTTTAACCTAATAAATTACCCCGGAAGTGATGAAGTATTTTTATGCTGTTGCCATGTTTTAGTGGACGGGCGACAGCTACACCAATGTGATGCTTCGAGGATCCTTTGTTACCGGTGAGTAATGTAACTAACAgtagaacatacttgccaaccctcccggattttccgggagactcccggaaatcAGCAcctctctcgaaaacctcccgggacaaattttctcccgaaaatctcccgaaattcacacggagctggaggccacgccccctaaaGCTCCATGAGAAGTCAACAATGTTGTGACccacttaaacaggacaatactgccatctactgtacatagaatagattagaatgtactttattgatccctgggggatattcagcaccacagtttgctcacaataaacaatgatccatccatccattttctaccgcttattcccttttggggtcgcggggggcgctggcgcctatctcagctacaatcgggcggaaggcggggtacacccaggacaagtcaccacctcatcgcagggccaacacagatagacagacaacattcacactcacattcacacactagggccaatttagtgttgccaatcaacctatccccaggtgcatgtctttggaagtgggaggaagccggagtacccggagggaacccacgcattcacggggaggacatgcaaactccacacagaaagatcccgagcctgggattgaacctatgactgcaagaccttcgtattgtgaggcagacgcactaacccctctgccaccgtgaagcccataataaataatataatatatataatatattatatatacaatatataatatatgaataataaataatataatatatatataatgtattatatatacaatatataatatatgaataacataaatatattctacatatattctacatttaagtgcagtcaaggaacattagggagtctgttctgaagccacggcagaacaaaggttactgaaatagtgaaaggtaagtgttgttgttgttttttttagaaactaagtagttagtagaacaactgtgtttttattactgtgtatttgataggtgccatctgaaattcaactatttcttttgtttacatatacaataaaataaatatatatagctagaattc
The nucleotide sequence above comes from Nerophis ophidion isolate RoL-2023_Sa linkage group LG12, RoL_Noph_v1.0, whole genome shotgun sequence. Encoded proteins:
- the LOC133563507 gene encoding V(D)J recombination-activating protein 1-like; this translates as MMAEESLETDGPRSSMPAELHHPHSKYSQWKFKLFRVKSIERAPAPSEMQPENEAMAGICNPSMALDNGVSPGCVKENVKGPGQKMDLRLEEMENHMNHLRCLCRLCGTTLRKVKGPVYDVHAALDDESRNSLRKMGCLSTKWPDVILKVFKVNVRHDTESVHPLSFCHRCWTIAMQGGGVCNLSRTNVPEWKPHYALCHICSPTKHLYQRMGRKRIKVTPRAHCLGKRIRLDQGHSTVSGESRILRPFGGHLHGPVLKGWRSPSVQRDHWVRTITHCQKEHLSSKLMSENLPVDFFCSFTCMVCDHLLSDPVQGPCGHLFCRSCIIKYNHIIGPHCPACNLPCANNDLILPAKTFLSVLYSLFLVCPRDGCGRQVRLDSFKAHCTDHDLQMQDATRQQSSYLDNYLITNKGGRPRQHLLSLTRRAQKHRLRELKNQVKAFAEKEEGGDLKSVCLTLYLLALRSGNEHQKADELEVMMQGRGFALHPAVCLAIRVNTFLSCSQYHKMYRTVKATSGRQIFQPLHTLRAAEKELLPGFDQFEWQPALQNVSAACNVGIIDGLSGWTCSLDDAPADTITRRFRYDVALVSAIKDLEEDIVEGLRDIGMEDSACTLGFSVMIKESCDGMGDISEKHGGGPVVPEKAVRFSFTVMSISVFRGENNEEVTIFTEPKPNSELSCKPLCLMFADESDHETLTALLGPIVAERNAMKKSRLILSIAGLPRSFRFHFRGTGYDEKIVREFEGLEASGSTYICTLCDSSRVHASENIVLHSITRSHDENLHRYEIWRTNPFSESVEELRDRVKGVSAKPFMETQSTLDALHCDIGNATEFYKIFQDEIGEVYRKEKPSKEERRSWRAAVDKELRQKLKLKPVMRMNGNYARKLMTMEAVEVVCQLVPSEERREALRELMRLYLQMKPVWRSTCPAKECPDQLCRYTFNSQRFADLISSTFKYRYNGKITNYLHKTLAHVPEIIERDGSIGAWASEGNESANKLFRRFRKMNARQSKAYELEDVLKHHWLYTSKYLQRFMEAHKDSAKALLATTDPAQTFRTVELCPRS